From the Oxobacter pfennigii genome, one window contains:
- a CDS encoding single-stranded DNA-binding protein, with amino-acid sequence MNKVFLIGRLTQDPELRFTPSGKAVTRFTLAVNRNFKDSNGEKKADFISIVVWGKLADNVANYLIKGRQAAVSGRIETRSYEDSNRQRRYVTEVVADEVQFLGGGKAENKPTGALEENDFTPVDMSEVDIPF; translated from the coding sequence ATGAATAAGGTATTTTTAATCGGCAGACTGACACAAGATCCAGAGCTCCGTTTTACACCGAGCGGTAAAGCGGTTACTAGATTTACACTTGCTGTTAATCGAAATTTTAAGGATAGCAACGGAGAAAAAAAGGCTGATTTTATAAGCATTGTGGTATGGGGCAAGTTGGCTGATAATGTTGCAAATTATCTTATAAAAGGTAGACAAGCTGCTGTATCCGGACGGATTGAAACTAGGAGTTATGAGGATAGCAATAGACAGAGAAGATATGTAACTGAGGTAGTTGCTGATGAGGTGCAATTTTTGGGCGGTGGAAAAGCTGAAAATAAGCCTACAGGTGCTTTGGAGGAAAATGATTTTACTCCGGTGGATATGAGCGAAGTTGATATTCCATTTTAA
- the dnaB gene encoding replicative DNA helicase, with translation MEYKVPPHNLEAEQSILSNILIDQNCINDVIGIIKPDDFYDSKNRIIYNTMLKMYQDDINIDVVTLGEQLQPRLKDIGGMLYLGELFKGGVRVNVKDYATIVKEKSNKRSISNIAYDLYNAAFDDNQSSRDVMINTEDKLFSLSVNRDKKLATAEEAINSTLEQIEKNYKNGGGIVGIKTGFYDIDKSINGLLRGDYIVIAARPSMGKTALALRIAANVSEDYSAAFFSLEMKKEKLMQRILSTDTMIRLENIKQGRLSDDSFTKIVGASAEISRRKLMIDDTSEISIQEIKAECKKLKIKQGLDVVVVDHIGLIESGERTNSREQELSKISRQLKKMANELDISVIILCQLNRGPEARDNKRPRLSDLRESGAVEQDADVVLMLYRDDYYNADSSKKGIVECIINKNRDGAVGTVELGWLAEFQKFRNLDNGRRDD, from the coding sequence ATGGAATACAAAGTACCTCCGCATAATTTAGAAGCGGAACAGAGCATTTTAAGCAATATCCTTATAGACCAAAACTGCATTAATGATGTCATAGGTATTATAAAGCCTGATGACTTTTATGACAGCAAAAACCGTATTATATACAATACCATGCTTAAAATGTATCAGGATGATATAAATATCGACGTTGTAACTCTTGGGGAGCAGTTGCAGCCCAGACTAAAAGATATCGGTGGGATGCTTTACCTTGGGGAACTCTTTAAGGGCGGTGTCCGTGTAAATGTAAAGGATTATGCAACTATAGTCAAAGAAAAATCTAACAAGAGGAGCATCAGTAATATAGCATATGACCTTTATAATGCTGCCTTTGATGATAATCAGAGTTCCAGGGATGTAATGATAAACACTGAGGATAAGCTTTTTAGTCTAAGCGTAAACCGAGATAAAAAGCTTGCAACAGCCGAAGAAGCCATAAACAGCACATTGGAGCAGATTGAGAAAAACTATAAAAACGGCGGCGGCATAGTTGGTATTAAGACTGGATTTTATGATATAGACAAGTCCATAAATGGTTTACTCAGGGGAGATTATATTGTCATAGCAGCCAGGCCAAGCATGGGAAAGACTGCATTAGCCTTGAGGATAGCTGCAAATGTATCCGAAGATTATTCAGCCGCTTTCTTCTCTCTTGAAATGAAAAAAGAGAAATTGATGCAACGAATATTGTCTACGGATACCATGATAAGGCTTGAAAATATTAAGCAAGGCAGGCTCAGTGATGATAGCTTTACAAAGATAGTCGGGGCATCGGCTGAAATATCCAGAAGAAAATTGATGATTGATGATACATCCGAAATATCTATTCAGGAAATTAAAGCCGAATGTAAAAAGTTGAAAATAAAACAGGGCCTTGATGTAGTTGTAGTGGACCATATAGGCCTTATCGAAAGCGGCGAAAGGACAAACAGCAGGGAGCAGGAATTAAGCAAAATATCCCGGCAACTTAAAAAAATGGCCAATGAATTGGATATATCGGTAATTATACTTTGTCAGCTTAACAGAGGACCGGAAGCCAGAGACAATAAGAGGCCCAGGCTTTCAGACCTCCGGGAGAGCGGAGCAGTGGAGCAGGATGCAGATGTAGTGCTTATGCTATATAGGGATGATTATTATAATGCCGACAGCAGTAAGAAAGGTATTGTAGAGTGCATTATAAATAAAAACAGAGACGGTGCCGTCGGTACTGTTGAGCTTGGCTGGTTGGCAGAGTTCCAGAAATTCAGGAATTTAGATAATGGGCGAAGGGATGATTAA
- a CDS encoding replication protein produces the protein MNSKAELIHKVGDNLDNVQLENGYTAIANEILEKIAQIKISPTQYRLIFVIWRYTYGFKRKEHELSLTFLAEATGCDKRNIQRELKDLTDRKIIYKNIKGSKRIIGFNKHYTEWMDYPPTENVIPIGKITNGKTAIGEIDNGESNNKGVGETANGTVGEIANQEIKNKTKYKENIYSAVESEILNYWKSKCLKQHKPTPDLKTKINAALKKHGKDLIIQAISNYATIYDDDGYYYKHPWDLGKFLKQKNGLPEFVDEGDQWISYNLQLKTRASPTKKGDNIPNAGSLKKEGEYICPFCKDTGWVKEDGKEEYRCKCQGG, from the coding sequence ATGAATAGTAAAGCAGAATTGATACACAAGGTAGGTGATAATTTGGATAATGTGCAGTTAGAGAACGGTTATACAGCTATAGCGAATGAGATACTTGAGAAAATAGCGCAAATAAAAATCAGTCCTACTCAATACAGATTAATATTTGTAATTTGGCGCTATACATATGGATTTAAACGAAAAGAACACGAATTATCACTTACCTTTCTGGCTGAGGCCACCGGATGCGATAAACGTAACATCCAGCGGGAGCTAAAAGACCTAACCGACAGAAAAATAATATATAAAAACATAAAAGGCAGTAAAAGGATAATCGGATTTAATAAACATTACACTGAGTGGATGGATTATCCCCCTACTGAAAATGTTATACCTATTGGCAAAATAACCAACGGCAAAACTGCCATTGGCGAAATAGACAACGGCGAAAGTAACAACAAAGGGGTTGGCGAAACTGCCAACGGTACAGTTGGCGAAATCGCCAACCAAGAAATAAAAAATAAAACAAAATATAAAGAAAATATATATAGTGCGGTTGAAAGTGAAATTTTAAATTACTGGAAATCAAAATGTTTAAAACAACATAAACCCACTCCGGATTTAAAAACAAAAATTAATGCCGCTCTGAAAAAGCACGGTAAGGATTTAATAATCCAAGCCATAAGCAACTATGCAACGATATATGACGATGACGGTTATTATTATAAGCATCCTTGGGATTTAGGTAAATTTTTAAAGCAAAAGAATGGCTTGCCAGAGTTTGTGGACGAAGGTGACCAGTGGATTAGTTACAATCTACAACTCAAAACCAGAGCAAGCCCAACTAAAAAGGGAGATAACATACCCAATGCCGGCTCCTTGAAAAAAGAAGGTGAATATATATGCCCCTTCTGTAAGGATACAGGCTGGGTGAAAGAGGATGGAAAAGAAGAATACAGATGCAAATGCCAAGGAGGGTAG
- a CDS encoding DNA cytosine methyltransferase, producing the protein MQEIIVDNFAGGGGASKGAEMATGRPVDIAINHDPYAIAMHKVNHPNTKHYCENVWEVDPVEACAGRPVGLAWFSPDCKHFSKAKGGKPVDKNIRGLAWVVIKWAKLVRPRVIMLENVEEFKTWGPLVDNYPDPKRKGETFNLFIKALKKYGYKVDWRELRACDYGAPTIRKRLFLIARCDGKKIVWPEPTHGVPDSLEVYAGLLKPLRTAAEIIDWSLPCPSIFERKKPLAENTLRRIAKGIQKFVIDNPEPFIVQVNHSGAKHHYCNSINAPLPTITAKHGFGIVTPVITQLGHTGGGDRLHGIEDPLSTIVSKAEHMLVTPFLTQYHSYDDNVRGQTLDRPLLTQDTSNRYALTCAFLTKYYGGNYKGDGAPLNAPVHTITAKDHHALVTSHLIQMNNNCDGTPLNKPLNTIVAGPGHIGEVRTFLMSYYGNDKDIGQRIDAPLRTITAKDRFGIITVKGKDYQIVDIGMRMLEPHELFAAQGFPSDYIIDRDDKGNPYPKTQQVARCGNSVSPVIPEALIRANLPELCTGTTDAVKEA; encoded by the coding sequence ATGCAGGAAATCATAGTAGATAATTTTGCTGGCGGTGGTGGAGCATCCAAGGGAGCAGAGATGGCGACAGGCCGTCCGGTAGACATAGCAATAAACCATGACCCTTATGCTATAGCAATGCATAAAGTTAACCATCCCAACACAAAGCATTACTGTGAGAATGTGTGGGAGGTTGACCCAGTTGAAGCCTGTGCAGGCAGGCCTGTAGGATTGGCTTGGTTTAGCCCTGATTGCAAACATTTTTCAAAAGCTAAAGGCGGCAAGCCAGTAGATAAAAACATCAGGGGGCTTGCCTGGGTAGTTATAAAGTGGGCTAAGTTAGTAAGGCCAAGAGTAATAATGCTAGAAAATGTAGAGGAATTTAAGACATGGGGGCCGCTGGTAGACAATTACCCAGATCCAAAGCGTAAAGGGGAGACGTTTAACTTATTTATAAAGGCTCTTAAGAAATATGGCTATAAAGTTGATTGGCGGGAACTCAGAGCATGTGATTACGGAGCTCCTACCATACGCAAAAGATTGTTTTTAATAGCCAGATGTGATGGTAAAAAGATTGTTTGGCCAGAGCCGACCCATGGAGTCCCTGACTCTCTGGAAGTATATGCAGGATTATTAAAACCATTGAGGACGGCAGCGGAGATAATAGACTGGTCCCTTCCTTGCCCAAGTATATTTGAGAGGAAGAAGCCACTTGCAGAAAATACCCTGCGGAGAATAGCCAAAGGAATACAAAAGTTTGTAATTGATAATCCGGAGCCTTTTATAGTGCAGGTTAATCATTCAGGGGCGAAACATCATTATTGTAACTCCATCAATGCCCCTTTGCCAACTATCACAGCAAAGCATGGATTTGGAATAGTAACGCCGGTTATAACACAGCTGGGGCATACAGGCGGAGGAGATAGGCTCCACGGAATTGAGGACCCATTGTCAACAATAGTGTCAAAGGCAGAGCATATGCTTGTAACCCCATTTTTAACTCAATATCACAGCTATGATGACAATGTGAGAGGACAAACATTAGACAGGCCATTGCTTACACAGGACACCTCAAATAGATATGCGCTTACATGCGCTTTCCTGACAAAATACTATGGCGGTAATTATAAAGGTGACGGAGCTCCTCTCAATGCACCTGTCCATACAATAACAGCTAAGGACCATCATGCACTTGTCACAAGCCATCTTATACAAATGAATAATAACTGTGACGGTACACCCTTAAATAAGCCACTTAATACTATCGTTGCAGGCCCCGGGCATATAGGAGAGGTCAGAACCTTTTTAATGAGCTATTACGGTAATGATAAGGATATAGGCCAAAGAATAGATGCTCCTTTGAGGACCATAACAGCGAAAGACAGATTCGGAATTATAACTGTAAAAGGTAAGGATTATCAGATTGTTGATATAGGAATGAGGATGCTAGAGCCACATGAGTTATTTGCAGCTCAAGGCTTCCCAAGTGACTACATAATAGACAGGGATGATAAAGGTAATCCATATCCTAAAACACAGCAGGTTGCAAGATGCGGTAACTCCGTTTCGCCGGTGATACCTGAAGCATTAATAAGGGCAAATCTACCGGAATTATGTACAGGCACTACTGATGCGGTAAAGGAGGCATAA